The following are encoded in a window of Danio aesculapii chromosome 12, fDanAes4.1, whole genome shotgun sequence genomic DNA:
- the LOC130238841 gene encoding LOW QUALITY PROTEIN: serine/threonine-protein kinase pim-3 (The sequence of the model RefSeq protein was modified relative to this genomic sequence to represent the inferred CDS: substituted 1 base at 1 genomic stop codon): MGERRASGRSRSRSAAFTETAALDTDTHDGTAEFPGYLAPLPSQLAESGSTDLRNRKRKWQSDSHSQQVQSTSSRRPAKHSRRDLYMKGPLLGRGGFGSVFAGIRRSDGLPVAIKYVCKDRTQRRLKVEGQGWLPLEVALMTRVTSAPACPSVLQLLDWFDRPRCYVLILECPAPCQDLQSFCEENGCLDERLAKKVLVQLIAVLKHCESRGVLHRDVKPENLLIXYRYRDLLKHSAYKYFAGTPAYVPPEWFSRHCYNATPATVWSVGVTLYNILCDRLPFRGAQRVTSRSTLHFTRNLSTECRQLIGWCLSSSPADRPTTDDIEHHAWLHCTEGEQE, translated from the exons ATGGGTGAAAGACGAG CCTCAGGCCGCTCCAGATCCAGGAGTGCTGCTTTTACTGAGACAGCAGCTTTGGACACAGACACACATGATGGCACCGCTGAGTTTCCTGGTTATTTGGCTCCTCTGCCTTCCCAGTTGGCTGAGTCTGGCTCTACTGACCTGAGGAACAGGAAGAGGAAGTGGCAGAGCGACAGCCACAGCCAGCAAGTGCAGTCCACCTCGTCCAGGAGACCGGCCAAACACTCTCGCAGAG ACTTGTATATGAAGGGCCCATTGCTGGGACGAGGTGGATTCGGCTCAGTGTTTGCTGGGATCCGCAGGTCTGATGGACTGCCA GTGGCCATCAAGTACGTGTGTAAGGACCGCACGCAGAGGAGACTGAAAGTT GAAGGTCAGGGTTGGCTGCCACTGGAGGTGGCCTTGATGACCCGCGTCACTTCAGCTCCTGCCTGCCCCAGTGTCCTGCAGCTGCTGGACTGGTTTGACCGTCCCAGATGCTACGTCCTGATCCTGGAGTGTCCGGCTCCTTGCCAAGATCTCCAGAGCTTCTGTGAGGAGAACGGCTGTCTGGACGAGCGTCTAGCCAAAAAAGTGCTGGTGCAGTTGATTGCGGTGCTGAAACACTGCGAGAGCCGTGGCGTCCTGCACCGAGACGTCAAACCAGAGAACCTACTGATCTGATACAGATACAGAGATCTTCTGAAGCACTCGGCCTACAAATATTTTGCAG GCACTCCTGCCTACGTTCCTCCTGAGTGGTTTAGCAGACATTGCTATAATGCCACTCCAGCTACAGTGTGGTCAGTAGGAGTGACCCTCTACAACATCCTGTGTGATCGTTTACCCTTCAGAGGCGCACAGAGGGTCACGTCCAGAAGCACACTGCACTTTACAAGGAATCTGTCAACAG agtgcCGTCAGCTGATTGGCTGGTGTCTCAGTTCATCGCCAGCTGATCGGCCCACTACAGATGATATTGAGCACCATGCCTGGTTGCACTGCACAG AGGGAGAGCAGGAGTAG